A genome region from Pristis pectinata isolate sPriPec2 chromosome 4, sPriPec2.1.pri, whole genome shotgun sequence includes the following:
- the LOC127569619 gene encoding homeobox protein notochord-like gives MHDLATQNKDRSPPPKMQPRYFDWALYPAFIPDPWALHPALSSCPETVRQAETPAKKRPFTVEFLLSKSPSEVRRGQPPERRVRFYPGAGCAPVPGVYPVLCQGAGHSWPRYSAWDMCCADWRTWQSAVTHPIPATDRKLKRFRAIFTQEQLAVLEGEFKKQRYIVGPQRVALASALGLTVLQVKVWFQNRRIKWKKDAEKSQRVKTAAQGESQGRSVSAPAEDAPSTEGSSRDLSANQKLPVC, from the exons ATGCACGATCTTGCAACACAAAACAAGGATCGATCGCCGCCACCCAAAATGCAGCCGAGGTACTTCGACTGGGCCCTTTACCCGGCTTTCATCCCCGACCCTTGGGCGCTTCACCCGGCCCTGTCTTCCTGTCCGGAGACCGTTCGCCAGGCGGAGACTCCGGCCAAGAAGAGGCCCTTCACCGTTGAGTTCCTGCTATCCAAGTCTCCTTCGGAGGTCCGGCGCGGGCAGCCGCCGGAGCGCCGGGTACGCTTCTACCCGGGGGCTGGATGTGCTCCAGTGCCCGGGGTGTATCCCGTTCTTTGCCAGGGTGCAGGACACAGCTGGCCGCGTTACAGCGCATGGGACATGTGCTGTGCAG aCTGGAGAACCTGGCAGTCTGCTGTGACCCACCCGATCCCCGCCACAGATCGCAAGTTAAAGCGTTTCAGGGCCATCTTCACCCAGGAGCAGCTAGCAGTCTTGGAGGGCGAGTTTAAGAAACAGCGCTACATCGTCGGCCCTCAGAGAGTAGCCTTAGCCTCTGCCCTGGGATTGACCGTCCTCCAG GTGAAGGTTTGGTTCCAGAACAGACGAATCAAATGGAAAAAGGACGCCGAAAAAAGTCAGCGGGTTAAAACAGCTGCACAGGGCGAGTCCCAGGGCAGGAGTGTCAGTGCACCCGCTGAGGACGCTCCTTCCACGGAGGGAAGCTCAAGAGATCTCTCCGCAAACCAGAAGCTCCCGGTCTGCTGA